One window of the Megalops cyprinoides isolate fMegCyp1 chromosome 2, fMegCyp1.pri, whole genome shotgun sequence genome contains the following:
- the sirt5 gene encoding NAD-dependent protein deacylase sirtuin-5, mitochondrial isoform X1, which yields MILRQFVSRGLFPQACSGLRNTSTRQRLLVEMSRPSSDLAEFRKVFSKARHIAILTGAGVSAESGVPTFRGAGGYWRKWQAQDLATPEAFSRNPSRVWEFYHYRREVMLTKSPNPAHMAIAECEARLNKQGRSVVVITQNIDELHRRAGSKHVLEIHGSLFKTRCLSCGNVAVNRNSPICPALEGKGAPDPNTSDATIPVEKLPRCEEQGCNGLLRPNVVWFGEALDPDILMQVEKELEICDLCLVVGTSSIVYPAAMFAPQVAARGVPVAEFNMETTPATMRFAFHFEGPCGTTLPPALERHENEVI from the exons ATGATTCTCCGACAGTTTGTGTCGCGGGGGCTGTTTCCTCAGGCGTGTAGCGGTTTAAGAAACACCTCGACGAGACAGAGATTGTTAGTGGAGATGAGTCGTCCTAGTTCAG ACTTGGCTGAGTTTCGGAAAGTCTTTTCCAAAGCCAGGCACATAGCGATTCTCACCGGGGCAGGGGTGAGTGCCGAGAGCGGGGTGCCGACCTTCAGAGGCGCTGGAGGGTACTGGAGGAAGTGGCAAGCGCAG GACCTGGCCACCCCTGAGGCCTTCTCCCGCAACCCGTCGCGCGTGTGGGAGTTCTACCACTACCGGCGGGAGGTGATGCTCACCAAGAGCCCCAACCCGGCGCACATGGCCATCGCTGAGTGCGAGGCGCGGCTCAACAAGCAGGGCCGCTCCGTGGTGGTCATCACGCAGAACATCGATGAGCTGCACCGGCGGGCCGGCTCCAAGCATGTGCTGGAGATCCATG GGAGTCTCTTCAAGACCAGGTGCCTCAGCTGTGGGAACGTAGCGGTGAACCGAAACAGCCCGATATGCCCTGCCCTGGAAGGGAAGGG TGCCCCTGACCCAAATACGAGTGATGCCACGATACCTGTTGAGAAGCTCCCAAG gtgtgaggagcagggctgtaACGGCTTGCTCAGGCCGAACGTGGTGTGGTTCGGGGAGGCTCTGGACCCGGACATCCTGATGCAGgtggagaaggagctggagatCTGCGACCTCTGCTTGGTG GTGGGCACGTCTTCGATAGTGTACCCAGCGGCCATGTTTGCTCCTCAGGTTGCCGCTAGAGGAGTCCCAGTGGCCGAGTTCAACATGGAGACCACACCCGCTACAATGCGCTTTGC GTTCCACTTCGAGGGCCCCTGTGGCACGACGCTGCCCCCCGCCCTGGAGCGCCACGAGAACGAAGTCATCTGA
- the sirt5 gene encoding NAD-dependent protein deacylase sirtuin-5, mitochondrial isoform X2: MSRPSSDLAEFRKVFSKARHIAILTGAGVSAESGVPTFRGAGGYWRKWQAQDLATPEAFSRNPSRVWEFYHYRREVMLTKSPNPAHMAIAECEARLNKQGRSVVVITQNIDELHRRAGSKHVLEIHGSLFKTRCLSCGNVAVNRNSPICPALEGKGAPDPNTSDATIPVEKLPRCEEQGCNGLLRPNVVWFGEALDPDILMQVEKELEICDLCLVVGTSSIVYPAAMFAPQVAARGVPVAEFNMETTPATMRFAFHFEGPCGTTLPPALERHENEVI, translated from the exons ATGAGTCGTCCTAGTTCAG ACTTGGCTGAGTTTCGGAAAGTCTTTTCCAAAGCCAGGCACATAGCGATTCTCACCGGGGCAGGGGTGAGTGCCGAGAGCGGGGTGCCGACCTTCAGAGGCGCTGGAGGGTACTGGAGGAAGTGGCAAGCGCAG GACCTGGCCACCCCTGAGGCCTTCTCCCGCAACCCGTCGCGCGTGTGGGAGTTCTACCACTACCGGCGGGAGGTGATGCTCACCAAGAGCCCCAACCCGGCGCACATGGCCATCGCTGAGTGCGAGGCGCGGCTCAACAAGCAGGGCCGCTCCGTGGTGGTCATCACGCAGAACATCGATGAGCTGCACCGGCGGGCCGGCTCCAAGCATGTGCTGGAGATCCATG GGAGTCTCTTCAAGACCAGGTGCCTCAGCTGTGGGAACGTAGCGGTGAACCGAAACAGCCCGATATGCCCTGCCCTGGAAGGGAAGGG TGCCCCTGACCCAAATACGAGTGATGCCACGATACCTGTTGAGAAGCTCCCAAG gtgtgaggagcagggctgtaACGGCTTGCTCAGGCCGAACGTGGTGTGGTTCGGGGAGGCTCTGGACCCGGACATCCTGATGCAGgtggagaaggagctggagatCTGCGACCTCTGCTTGGTG GTGGGCACGTCTTCGATAGTGTACCCAGCGGCCATGTTTGCTCCTCAGGTTGCCGCTAGAGGAGTCCCAGTGGCCGAGTTCAACATGGAGACCACACCCGCTACAATGCGCTTTGC GTTCCACTTCGAGGGCCCCTGTGGCACGACGCTGCCCCCCGCCCTGGAGCGCCACGAGAACGAAGTCATCTGA